Proteins encoded by one window of Amaranthus tricolor cultivar Red isolate AtriRed21 chromosome 4, ASM2621246v1, whole genome shotgun sequence:
- the LOC130809905 gene encoding zinc finger protein GAI-ASSOCIATED FACTOR 1-like produces MAQLELDNSLSAAYNTDQRVEEHQNDQQLQPPSKRRRNQPGMPDPEAEVIALSPTTLLATNRFICEICSKGFQRDQNLQLHRRGHNLPWKLRQRSPTKPVKKRVYVCPEPTCLHHNPTRALGDLTGIKKHFCRKHGDKKWKCERCSKKYGVQSDWKAHVKVCGSREYMCDCGTVFSRRDSFVTHRAFCDALAKESDLPIGTVPSLVGSSPQPCEMQENEVVVKSTTSSATCSTSSISNYKDIDHNDNNYDKTGFHTSMFAPLSGFTPSISHNPASSFSDLLTTSSNSNNLSTYPIETSSNSNNLSTYPIEPLPVLTLSPLYQFPTPASLLQDHDSYSAVLPQQPVMSATALLQKATQMGAATTSGSSQFCGFDLISQDQNTENSIVKLENQGTVPDRIGLSLPSSRSFDESGPMMSDPSTYFGSTPTTLDFLGLGNSSGAAHAYLASIGSTVDVAGATCESGNESIVKVSWDAQKTADDSVRGESGYGPT; encoded by the exons atgGCACAATTAGAGTTAGATAATTCATTGTCAGCAGCTTATAATACTGATCAACGAGTTGAAGAACATCAAAATGATCAACAACTTCAACCTCCTTCAAAACGGAGGCGAAATCAACCCGGTATGCCAG ATCCAGAAGCAGAGGTAATAGCACTATCACCAACAACACTCCTAGCAACAAACAGATTCATATGTGAAATCTGCAGTAAAGGCTTCCAAAGAGACCAAAATCTCCAACTTCATAGAAGAGGACATAATCTACCATGGAAGTTAAGACAAAGATCTCCTACAAAACCCGTCAAAAAACGCGTCTACGTATGTCCAGAACCAACTTGTTTGCACCATAACCCGACTCGAGCTTTAGGTGATCTTACGGGAATTAAGAAACATTTTTGTAGAAAACATGGGGATAAGAAATGGAAATGTGAACGTTGTAGTAAAAAATATGGTGTTCAATCTGATTGGAAGGCTCATGTTAAGGTTTGTGGTAGTCGTGAGTATATGTGTGATTGTGGGACTGTTTTCTCTAGGAGGGATAGTTTTGTTACACATAGGGCTTTTTGTGATGCTTTGGCTAAAGAGAGTGATCTACCAATTGGGACCGTTCCATCTCTTGTGGGGTCATCTCCTCAGCCTTGTG AAATGCAAGAGAATGAAGTTGTGGTAAAGAGCACCACAAGTTCTGCTACTTGTAGCACAAGTTCTATCAGCAATTACAAAGACATTGATCACAACGATAACAACTACGACAAGACTGGTTTTCACACTAGCATGTTCGCACCCTTGTCGGGTTTCACACCATCAATTTCCCATAACCCGGCTTCCTCATTTTCCGATCTTTTAACAACCTCATCAAACTCGAACAATCTTTCGACTTACCCTATTGAAACCTCATCAAACTCGAACAATCTTTCGACTTACCCAATCGAACCACTACCAGTCCTCACCCTCTCTCCGCTCTACCAGTTTCCAACCCCTGCATCTCTACTGCAAGACCATGATAGCTACTCGGCTGTGCTACCCCAGCAGCCTGTTATGTCTGCCACTGCACTTCTGCAGAAGGCTACTCAGATGGGTGCTGCCACTACTTCAGGTTCATCTCAGTTTTGTGGCTTTGATTTGATCTCTCAGGACCAGAACACAGAAAACAGTATTGTCAAGTTGGAGAATCAGGGCACAGTTCCTGATAGAATTGGACTTAGTCTCCCGTCTAGTCGAAGTTTCGATGAGTCAGGGCCTATGATGAGCGATCCATCAACGTATTTTGGGTCGACACCCACAACCCTAGATTTTCTTGGGTTAGGGAACTCTTCAGGTGCTGCACATGCTTATCTTGCTTCTATTGGTAGCACAGTTGATGTTGCTGGAGCAACATGTGAGTCGGGAAATGAGTCGATTGTTAAGGTCTCTTGGGATGCTCAGAAAACAGCCGACGACTCTGTTCGGGGGGAATCTGGGTATGGGCCTACCTAG